In Torulaspora delbrueckii CBS 1146 chromosome 1, complete genome, one genomic interval encodes:
- the PEX17 gene encoding Pex17p (similar to Saccharomyces cerevisiae PEX17 (YNL214W); ancestral locus Anc_2.33) produces the protein MNIETGIDWPKDDLIVQVHRRRTIGDTIQNLFSNTGIAVSILYILIKKIIEPCLESHFSQRTSLSVSTLIQLRRLVATLQGKLIYTPISSIGFDEEDGKVERSTQTSEDGKLLEARESRWKRLNDCLKEANGNLQSFNTTAIDSSINMDSFQFQMKLVVDGIRLNEDADETSEHCRRIVDSVREVKGLLVNGRFP, from the coding sequence ATGAATATTGAAACTGGCATTGATTGGCCGAAAGATGACCTCATAGTGCAGGTACACCGAAGACGAACTATCGGTGATACCATACAAAACCTATTCTCCAATACAGGGATCGCAGTATCAATACTCTAcattctcatcaaaaagatAATCGAGCCATGTCTAGAGTCCCATTTCTCACAACGAACAAGTTTGAGTGTTTCAACTCTAATACAACTCAGGAGGCTCGTCGCTACATTGCAAGGTAAACTAATCTACACTCCGATATCTTCGATTGggtttgatgaagaagatggtaAAGTAGAACGATCGACCCAAACCTCTGAAGACGGCAAGCTGCTAGAAGCTCGGGAGAGTCGTTGGAAGAGGCTCAATGATTGTTTGAAAGAGGCTAATGGCAACTTACAAAGTTTCAACACGACAGCAATTGATTCATCGATTAATATGGATTCCTTCCAGTTCCAAATGAAGCTAGTTGTCGATGGAATACGACTCAACGAAGATGCTGATGAAACTTCTGAGCATTGCAGAAGAATTGTTGACTCAGTTCGAGAAGTGAAGGGTTTGTTAGTTAATGGTAGGTTTCCGTGA
- the RRG9 gene encoding mitochondrial ribosome assembly protein RRG9 (similar to Saccharomyces cerevisiae YNL213C; ancestral locus Anc_2.34), translating to MNFPRVFSRLLHYGQPLWQDAGRGKTAKQVLKFMNNQPSQKNDVPHEKLPSWKKQTLALKEKFNGERWNPAKKLSRAEMESMRVLRDRFPQLTASDLAERYKVSPEVVRRILKSKWQPTEEEMVRIHERWKRRGERIQELYSSTPDLINPTDKVIVPKKISISSARDSSEFIVRKVNNMAKRSQARDMTNSGNKSATSKNKLFLLQRSTSK from the coding sequence ATGAATTTCCCGCGAGTTTTCTCGAGGCTTTTGCACTATGGACAGCCGTTATGGCAGGATGCTGGTAGAGGTAAGACAGCTAAGCAGGTTTTGAAGTTTATGAATAATCAGCCAAGTCAGAAAAATGATGTTCCACATGAGAAACTGCCGAGTTGGAAGAAACAGACATTagcattgaaagagaagTTCAATGGTGAACGATGGAATCCGGCAAAGAAGCTTTCGAGAGCAGAAATGGAAAGTATGAGGGTTCTTAGAGATCGTTTCCCACAGCTTACGGCTAGTGATCTTGCTGAGCGATATAAGGTGTCACCAGAAGTCGTTCGTAGGATTTTGAAGTCCAAATGGCAGCCcacagaggaagaaatggtTCGGATACATGAAAGGTGGAAGAGAAGAGGTGAGAGGATTCAGGAGTTGTACAGTTCAACCCCAGACCTGATAAATCCTACCGACAAGGTCATAGTCCCAAAGAAGATAAGCATCAGTTCAGCACGGGATTCGTCGGAGTTCATCGTTCGTAAAGTGAACAACATGGCAAAGAGGTCTCAGGCCAGAGATATGACCAACTCGGGCAATAAAAGTGCGACTAGTAAGAACAAGCTGTTTTTACTACAACGATCCACGTCAAAATAA
- the VID27 gene encoding Vid27p (similar to Saccharomyces cerevisiae VID27 (YNL212W); ancestral locus Anc_2.35), with translation MNLIRKFMDSGVKSELALIASGQFDLLRSKRSPKASLECIYTDATLSLRETGQYSYALVVRKNADELEVSNGDGSDDFSDDSVSALSVQSKKKEDEWVFELSEETGFHKRWNKHGDMSFLWNNTLGDEEDEKVQFVVASDVSMGDCDKFLLTAQRCEYEVKYKESYSNATREDLKKIAAHAALLANDFDYESVSASDKDRLDLAENLRSLELEESNESDSSEFEDAKETVQDLKTPVKEIKSGPKGGQLCLLTCEISIFDPKLEKFVLQSDNVRAAVIETGNYEFWLAIEGDDLRLGTNISPKINPTTDVQRNAFIFNYAFSGITLSYMLTFATKVDCLTFESTVSRCLWLSLNRTPWDKVPDQGKQYIVSSATAVERELDEILADDYSESESENESSDEESDEEEHSKIAISSESFGDFSKGRIRDEGNRSLTVAFKNDRSYVVRGDKIGVFKTDSEGLDFVTAIRDVKDLSGKRLDPQNPMLYMEDQAMIIRDGINGNKLYKMDLERGQVIEEWEAGGKNVVQVGPTKKFDQLTPEQTLLGVSNKGLFKLDPRLNKKDKVVQDQSKEYATNYKFSSLGTTENGYIAVGSEKGDVRLYDRLGIRAKTAIPSLGQPIEHITTSSDGRWLLCTCESSLLLFDLTVKTGKNAGNIGFLKSFPKDENAKTYILKISPEHASYIVTSTKKPIKFSKAYFNTGIGKEEQTIVTSSGPFAISWSLKKVLKGDKKPYVMKKYQADVIEDNFEFGTDRKVIVALKNDVSMSKIRSFKSPDKQIMAPNLSLFYSDEDEEKTVVKPE, from the coding sequence ATGAATCTGATTCGAAAGTTTATGGATTCTGGCGTAAAGTCGGAGCTGGCTCTGATTGCATCGGGCCAGTTTGATTTATTACGTTCCAAGAGGTCGCCCAAGGCGTCCCTAGAGTGCATCTATACTGACGCCACTTTAAGTTTGAGAGAAACGGGCCAGTATTCGTATGCGTTGGTGGTCAGAAAGAATGCAGATGAGCTAGAAGTGTCTAACGGAGACGGTTCTGACGATTTTTCAGATGATTCGGTAAGTGCTTTATCTGTTCAGagtaagaagaaagaggatgagTGGGTATTTGAGCTTTCAGAAGAAACTGGGTTTCATAAAAGATGGAATAAGCACGGAGATATGTCATTTTTGTGGAATAACACTTTGGGTGATGAGGAGGACGAGAAAGTACAGTTTGTGGTGGCTTCTGACGTTTCAATGGGGGACTGTGACAAATTTCTGCTCACTGCTCAGCGTTGTGAGTATGAGGTGAAATATAAGGAATCATATTCAAATGCTACGCGcgaagatttgaagaaaattgcAGCACACGCTGCGCTCTTGGCCAACGATTTTGATTACGAGAGTGTCTCTGCAAGTGATAAGGATCGACTGGATTTGGCCGAAAATTTGAGGTCCTTAGAGCTGGAGGAGTCGAATGAGAGCGATTCGTCtgagtttgaagatgcGAAGGAGACCGTGCAAGATCTTAAGACGCCAGTGAAGGAAATCAAGAGTGGTCCCAAGGGTGGGCAACTGTGTTTGCTGACATGCGAAATCTCTATCTTCGATCCCAAGCTGGAGAAATTTGTCTTGCAAAGTGACAATGTCCGTGCAGCAGTGATCGAAACTGGTAACTACGAATTTTGGTTGGCCATAGAAGGTGATGATCTGCGACTGGGTACCAATATTTCCCCCAAGATTAATCCCACCACTGACGTTCAAAGAAATGCCTTTATCTTTAACTACGCATTCAGTGGTATTACACTTTCCTATATGCTAACATTTGCTACTAAAGTGGACTGTTTGACATTTGAATCAACCGTCTCTAGATGCCTGTGGCTATCATTGAACAGGACACCATGGGATAAAGTTCCAGATCAAGGAAAACAATACATTGTGAGTTCAGCGACAGCTGTTGAGAGagagcttgatgaaatattgGCAGATGATTATAGCGAGAGTGAGTCAGAGAATGAATCCTCTGATGAGGAGagcgatgaagaagaacattCGAAAATAGCCATCTCTTCCGAGAGCTTTGGAGATTTCAGCAAAGGTCGCATTCGAGATGAAGGTAATAGATCGCTTACTGTTGCATTCAAAAATGATAGATCGTACGTTGTTCGTGGTGATAAGATTGGGGTCTTCAAGACGGACTCTGAAGGCTTGGACTTTGTGACAGCCATCAGAGATGTCAAAGACTTGTCAGGCAAGAGACTTGATCCCCAAAACCCAATGCTTTACATGGAAGATCAGGCAATGATTATAAGAGATGGTATAAATGGTAACAAGCTGTATAAAATGGATTTGGAAAGAGGTCAGGTCATAGAAGAATGGGAGGCCGGCGGAAAGAACGTTGTCCAGGTCGGCCCTACCAAGAAGTTCGACCAGTTAACTCCGGAACAGACTTTGTTAGGTGTTTCGAATAAGGGTCTATTCAAGCTCGATCCAAGGTTGAATAAGAAAGACAAGGTGGTCCAGGATCAATCAAAGGAATACGcaacaaattacaagtTCAGCTCATTAGGAACCACAGAGAACGGTTATATCGCAGTGGGATCCGAAAAAGGTGACGTTAGATTATATGACCGACTAGGCATCCGAGCAAAGACAGCGATACCGTCACTTGGTCAACCAATTGAGCATATCACAACTTCCTCCGATGGCCGTTGGCTATTATGCACATGCGAATCGTCTTTGTTACTGTTTGATCTCACTGTGAAAACAGGTAAAAATGCTGGAAACATTGGCTTTTTGAAGTCATTCCCTAAAGATGAGAATGCCAAAACGTATATCCTCAAGATTAGCCCCGAGCATGCCAGTTACATTGTTACATCTACCAAAAAGCCTATAAAGTTTTCTAAAGCCTATTTCAACACAGGTATAGGGAAAGAGGAGCAGACAATAGTGACTTCCAGTGGTCCATTTGCTATCTCCTggtcattgaagaaggtacTAAAGGGCGATAAGAAACCGTACGTGATGAAAAAGTATCAAGCAGATGTCATCGAGGACAACTTCGAATTTGGAACCGATCGGAAGGTCATAGTGGCGCTCAAGAACGATGTCTCCATGTCGAAGATACGGTCTTTCAAAAGCCCAGATAAACAAATAATGGCCCCCAATCTAAGCCTATTTTAcagtgatgaagatgaggaaaaaaCTGTCGTCAAACCAGAGTGA
- the MRX7 gene encoding Mrx7p (similar to Saccharomyces cerevisiae YNL211C; ancestral locus Anc_2.36), giving the protein MRKPPRSLEEWLYYKLMDSQGFHRFVGKVYRKVNNIQDPNYEKASSISESTFKPSSLQMFKAYRMLFWDEIRGIFGLPRKTNKYFKD; this is encoded by the coding sequence ATGAGAAAGCCACCAAGAAGTTTGGAAGAATGGTTATACTACAAGTTAATGGATAGTCAGGGCTTTCATCGCTTCGTTGGGAAAGTTTACCGTAAAGTGAACAATATACAAGACCCAAATTACGAGAAGGCCTCATCGATTTCCGAGTCCACATTCAAACCTTCGTCTTTGCAAATGTTTAAAGCCTATAGAATGCTATTCTGGGATGAGATACGAGGAATTTTTGGACTGCCGAGAAAGACCAATAAATACTTTAAGGATTAG
- the OST4 gene encoding olichyl-diphosphooligosaccharide--protein glycotransferase OST4 (similar to Saccharomyces cerevisiae OST4 (YDL232W); ancestral locus Anc_2.37), whose translation MINDNQLNTLVISLGLVMMTLIVVYHAISSTVGKKAKA comes from the coding sequence ATGATTAATgacaatcaattgaatacCTTAGTCATATCTTTGGGCCTCGTAATGATGACACTGATCGTGGTTTATCACGCTATCAGTTCGACCGTTGGAAAGAAGGCTAAAGCTTAG
- the BRE4 gene encoding Bre4p (similar to Saccharomyces cerevisiae BRE4 (YDL231C); ancestral locus Anc_2.38), with protein sequence MVEGSLSGSLSGSLPVGKDSRSADVGISKGSYSHASYMSLRDMNNKSGNVPSPQVSRVNLSRLRLDSSAKIKAWKDLDDFNLEELRDGFFDPAFTKPEKHVQHDDKEVDNGLFCLHTIPAEAKQFIRYKELLNNFWAQKLSIFKYSVAFFISLVICVIHPSGKWIGDEYRYFLPIATLIHHPVRNIGVQAEMTIASVIGASFGLGWSALAWYISVATRPTAIHQGGVLFASLTLALLWSTWLRELYQRLQYITLSFSIAIIFLHNVSLVSSKQDLHWKVFWDFGISYLFGILLSLVVCVFVDPHSGNAELMEHFGDSITNIRQFLLALIDKGDGLDERKLKELQQNMVNSITVDLSEGYREFANQWTVSKFNAHYLKELRNSLTSFMSPLRALPVGHKLLDNAELEKLYNKLMNRQSRTDDTEAGTDCTTEHASPMDYSNPVTPLPTGFGSLPKGVALNSELYLSVLRSTFSKDIFALIVEMIIVLENMAKVLKCFEKSKSKKDEIEELNKLFNHSSQKLKRKIYNLDVCYKEFTKSNFFCKELLTDADSVDIFLFLRYLRNAAKHLILANENCQRLGSDIKWRIVPMHYPLQRALLRLPKQCSLDEGAANILHYFETKKDVDDIFERLYNAYTSRHQYKRHGEKNTMVSVRAIDHNDFNFHTTNNRWRFRLWKVSSLLVGAEMKWTIKVLFVMIFYCLPGWIPESHGWYDYYQCWWAPLTFFLLAHRKLSGTWDTMLRRLGCALVGIFWGWAANQSRHFGSPYVICTFGGLIVIVFATNVLVYKNTKSSFTALMCFSVIALKPYSEGSSSLNTAAIWKNTWVTGLAFIIAVLTSVPVNWIAWSFKARSELRLSVSSLLAHLSQSYQSVTDRYLYRDMNDAPTELTLALSHIREVRLTQSAVAVRDLITKSANELSLISDFSPAKYYRLLDACDFLLEKIVEARISGSFFEIWNGDPDNESTRALLSLRRDSVSSVIFVFYILSNCYRTKNKIPMYLPNPMVSRKKLYDFLAELEMQNSKNPPCLTSRASTACHNISLEKKMFKEHAPSYDTEDYEKSRWTEIHGMAFARAFTDITEAMQVVVACSKDILGEEVV encoded by the coding sequence ATGGTTGAGGGTTCACTTTCTGGTTCACTTTCTGGTTCACTTCCTGTAGGGAAGGACTCGAGGTCAGCGGACGTTGGGATCTCGAAGGGCTCGTATTCTCATGCCTCTTACATGAGTCTACGTGATATGAATAACAAAAGTGGTAATGTGCCATCGCCACAGGTTTCGCGAGTGAATCTATCCCGTTTAAGGCTTGATAGTTCAGCGAAGATAAAGGCTTGGAAAGACCTGGATGACTTTAACCTAGAGGAATTGAGAGATGGTTTTTTCGATCCCGCATTTACAAAGCCAGAGAAGCATGTACAGcatgatgataaagaagtCGACAATGGACTGTTCTGTCTACATACCATACCGGCGGAAGCAAAACAGTTTATAAGATACAAGGAActattgaacaatttttgGGCACAAAAGCTCtccatcttcaaatatAGCGTGGCATTCTTTATCAGTCTGGTTATTTGTGTGATTCACCCATCTGGGAAATGGATAGGTGATGAATATAGATATTTTCTACCCATAGCTACAttgattcatcatccaGTCAGAAATATTGGCGTACAAGCTGAGATGACAATAGCATCTGTTATAGGTGCTAGTTTTGGGTTGGGTTGGTCTGCCTTGGCATGGTACATTTCCGTGGCTACAAGACCAACTGCCATACATCAGGGTGGTGTGCTTTTTGCCAGTTTGACTTTGGCTTTATTATGGTCTACATGGCTGCGGGAGCTCTACCAGAGGCTGCAATATATCACGCTTTCATTTAGTATTGCGATCATTTTTCTCCACAACGTCAGTCTGGTTTCTTCCAAGCAGGATTTACATTGGAAAGTGTTCTGGGATTTTGGGATCTCATACCTCTTTGGTATACTTCTATCGTTGGTAGTCTGTGTCTTTGTAGATCCACACAGCGGTAATGCCGAACTGATGGAACATTTTGGGGACTCTATCACCAACATTAGGCAATTTCTCTTAGCATTGATCGATAAGGGAGACGGTTTGGATGAACGAAAGCTGAAAGAATTGCAACAGAACATGGTGAACTCCATTACCGTCGACTTGTCCGAAGGTTACAGAGAATTTGCTAATCAATGGACGGTCTCCAAGTTCAACGCTCATTATTTGAAGGAACTAAGAAACTCTTTGACGAGTTTCATGTCTCCCCTAAGGGCTTTACCGGTCGGTCATAAACTATTAGACAATGCAGAACTGGAGAAACTGTACAATAAATTAATGAATCGTCAATCGCGTACCGATGATACTGAAGCAGGAACTGATTGCACTACCGAGCATGCCTCTCCAATGGACTATTCAAATCCTGTAACACCCTTACCGACCGGATTTGGCAGTTTACCTAAGGGTGTAGCACTAAACAGTGAGTTGTATTTGAGTGTTTTGAGATCAACTTTCTCGAAAGATATTTTTGCTTTGATAGTGGAAATGATAATTGTACTCGAGAATATGGCAAAGGTCTTGAAATGTTTTGAGAAGTCGAAATCTAAAAAGGACGAAATTGAGGAATTAAACAAATTATTCAACCACTCATCTCAAAAGCTGAAGCGTAAGATCTATAATTTGGACGTTTGTTACAAAGAGTTCACTAAATCAAACTTTTTCTGTAAAGAGCTTTTGACCGATGCTGATAGTGTTGATATATTCCTATTTCTGAGATACCTCCGTAATGCGGCTAAACATTTGATTCTTGCCAACGAGAATTGTCAACGCTTAGGTAGCGATATCAAATGGAGGATAGTCCCGATGCATTATCCacttcaaagagctttgTTGAGACTACCCAAACAATGTTCTCTTGATGAGGGAGCAGCAAATATCTTGCATTATTTCGAGACTAAGAAGGACGTCGATGACATTTTTGAGAGACTCTACAATGCCTATACATCTAGGCACCAATATAAAAGACATGGTGAGAAGAATACAATGGTCTCGGTCAGAGCAATCGATCACAACGATTTCAATTTCCATACTACAAACAATCGTTGGCGGTTCAGATTATGGAAAGTTAGCTCTTTGCTTGTGGGGGCTGAGATGAAATGGACAATCAAGGTTTTGTTTGTCATGATATTTTATTGCCTTCCTGGCTGGATACCTGAATCGCATGGATGGTATGATTACTATCAATGCTGGTGGGCTCCTCTGACCTTCTTCCTACTGGCTCACAGAAAATTATCTGGGACATGGGACACCATGTTGAGAAGACTTGGTTGTGCCCTGGTTGGAATTTTTTGGGGATGGGCAGCTAATCAATCTCGGCATTTTGGTAGCCCATATGTCATTTGTACATTTGGGGGACTAATTGTCATAGTTTTTGCCACAAACGTTCTGGTTTACAAGAACACCAAATCTAGTTTCACTGCTCTTATGTGCTTTTCGGTAATAGCACTGAAGCCCTACTCCGAGGGATCGTCGTCATTAAATACTGCTGCCATTTGGAAGAATACATGGGTAACGGGTTTGGCCTTCATTATCGCTGTCTTGACATCAGTTCCTGTCAATTGGATTGCTTggtctttcaaagctcGCTCAGAGTTGCGACTTTCAGTGTCATCATTATTGGCACATCTCAGTCAATCCTATCAATCGGTCACCGATCGATATTTGTATCGTGATATGAATGACGCACCAACTGAACTCACCCTTGCTCTTTCTCATATTCGTGAGGTCAGACTTACTCAAAGTGCAGTAGCGGTACGAGACCTGATTACCAAATCTGCCAACGAGCTATCCTTGATATCGGATTTTTCACCAGCGAAATACTATCGCCTACTAGATGCCTGTGATTTCCTTTTGGAGAAGATAGTCGAAGCCAGAATATCCGGCTCATTTTTTGAGATTTGGAACGGAGATCCTGACAACGAGAGTACGAGGGCCTTACTATCTCTTCGTAGAGACAGTGTCTCATCCGTGATTTTTGTCTTTTACATTTTATCAAACTGCTACCGtacaaagaacaagataCCAATGTATCTACCAAACCCCATGGTATCCAGGAAGAAACTTTATGATTTCCTTGCGGAGTTAGAAATGCAAAACAGTAAGAACCCGCCTTGTTTGACTTCGAGGGCCTCTACTGCCTGCCATAACAtttctttggaaaagaagatgttcAAAGAACATGCTCCAAGCTATGATACGGAGGACTATGAAAAATCCCGCTGGACCGAAATTCATGGCATGGCATTTGCAAGAGCTTTTACAGATATTACAGAAGCGATGCAAGTCGTTGTCGCTTGTTCAAAGGATATTCTTGGAGAAGAGGTTGTATGA
- the PTP1 gene encoding tyrosine protein phosphatase PTP1 (similar to Saccharomyces cerevisiae PTP1 (YDL230W); ancestral locus Anc_2.39), whose amino-acid sequence MKCAVPWYLKQSDKELVGKFRFIQQQEDERLREATIDGKNSRWSLGVSVDEQNDERNRYVNIMPYERNRVKLDVMKGNNYINASFVKLDVQGQSLGPGHYIATQGPTRETWPQFWQMCYQKCPNENIVVVMVTPLIESNRVKCHQYWPLGPQAEDQTRTSPQLQFPGGILDETKFNDEIVIEYQDEVRIEDLYTLTTLKMKPQHGSGPVKTVHHFILYQWRDMSKPEEVVPIMKLCKHSHSCNSPGNPIVVHCSAGVGRSGTFIALDHLIHDTRDFSPAKNDHGELVPVQDYKHDLIEQIVLQLRSQRLKTVQMIDQYMFIYHAAKYLYDLSQKKRLK is encoded by the coding sequence ATGAAGTGTGCTGTTCCGTGGTACTTGAAGCAGTCCGATAAGGAATTGGTTGGGAAATTCCGGTTTATCCAACAACAGGAAGATGAACGGCTTCGAGAAGCCACGATCGATGGAAAGAACTCTCGTTGGTCCCTGGGAGTTAGTGTGGATGAGCAGaatgatgaaagaaatcgGTATGTAAATATCATGCCGTATGAGCGGAATAGAGTCAAATTGGATGTGATGAAGGGGAACAACTATATCAATGCGTCGTTTGTGAAACTAGATGTACAAGGTCAAAGTCTGGGACCAGGTCACTATATCGCTACCCAGGGCCCGACCAGGGAAACCTGGCCTCAGTTTTGGCAGATGTGCTACCAGAAATGTCCCAACGAGAATATCGTCGTTGTGATGGTTACACCCTTGATCGAGTCCAACCGCGTCAAATGCCACCAGTACTGGCCTCTAGGACCGCAAGCAGAGGATCAAACTAGAACATCAcctcaacttcaatttcctgGAGGCATCTTAGATGAAACAAAGTTTAACGATGAGATCGTTATCGAATACCAGGATGAAGTGCGTATAGAAGATCTGTACACACTCACgactttgaagatgaaaccACAACATGGGAGCGGTCCCGTAAAGACTGTTCACCATTTTATTTTGTACCAATGGCGCGATATGAGTAAACCTGAAGAGGTAGTACCCATCATGAAACTATGTAAACACTCGCACAGTTGTAACTCCCCTGGGAATCCAATTGTGGTCCACTGCTCAGCAGGCGTGGGTAGAAGTGGTACATTCATAGCACTCGACCATTTGATTCACGATACGAGAGATTTTTCACCCGCTAAGAACGACCACGGCGAGCTTGTGCCGGTTCAGGACTACAAACATGACCTGATCGAACAGATTGTGCTACAACTACGGTCACAGAGGCTCAAGACGGTTCAGATGATTGACCAGTATATGTTTATCTACCATGCTGCGAAGTACCTCTATGACCTGTCACAAAAAAAGCGGTTGAAATAG
- the MER1 gene encoding Mer1p (similar to Saccharomyces cerevisiae MER1 (YNL210W); ancestral locus Anc_2.40), with protein sequence MESPLKDLDVNVAFRCGDTDVKRVVREEPPMAKVMDALECGETWYNQSGLDERCVSLEIDWFEFRAIEWNQGLIAVFNTHKGTVAAKCRMEQEVIKALSKCRWVTLHLTQMMCKDDLSFQSDFRLCADFKSISIAKPQFEPLYKDLMNHLDLFEHQWTQLMPSIPPKDPGLSGCILASPSAPSIETQELSLTPRQVTYLIGTAGTRIETTRDHSQATIKVLPLPHRTRSKTQTLAITGTTHQVAAALALLEAQLTIHKLQPNRLF encoded by the coding sequence ATGGAGAGCCCATTGAAGGATCTAGATGTGAATGTAGCATTCAGATGTGGTGATACGGATGTGAAAAGGGTTGTTAGAGAAGAGCCGCCGATGGCAAAAGTGATGGACGCGTTGGAATGTGGAGAGACATGGTACAACCAGTCAGGCTTAGATGAACGGTGTGTGTCCTTAGAGATTGATTGGTTCGAGTTTCGTGCTATCGAGTGGAACCAGGGTTTGATAGCTGTCTTCAATACTCATAAAGGCACGGTGGCGGCTAAATGCAGAATGGAGCAAGAAGTTATAAAAGCGCTCAGTAAGTGCCGATGGGTTACTCTACATCTTACCCAGATGATGTGTAAAGACGATTTGTCTTTCCAGTCCGATTTTCGTCTATGTGCCGACTTCAAGTCAATTTCAATCGCGAAACCGCAATTTGAACCACTCTACAAAGATTTAATGAACCACCTAGACCTATTTGAACACCAATGGACACAATTGATGCCATCGATTCCACCTAAGGATCCCGGTCTGAGCGGCTGCATTCTCGCATCGCCCAGTGCCCCATCAATAGAGACCCAGGAACTATCCCTAACCCCAAGACAAGTAACCTATCTCATCGGCACGGCCGGAACAAGAATTGAAACTACAAGAGATCATTCTCAAGCAACGATAAAAGTGCTACCACTCCCGCATCGCACTCGCTCAAAAACACAAACACTTGCCATAACAGGAACGACTCATCAAGTAGCCGCCGCTCTCGCACTCCtcgaagctcaattgaccatTCACAAGCTTCAACCAAACCGTCTTTTCTAG